In Labrus bergylta chromosome 11, fLabBer1.1, whole genome shotgun sequence, one genomic interval encodes:
- the tsen34 gene encoding tRNA-splicing endonuclease subunit Sen34 — MDEPLCKQDLSSSHVVGLSLCNSAPLLWRSEDLRSLRSQGLVGALLGSLPRTPRQNVRLGRPLLLLPEEERLLSERHAAAALPPADQDAEGAELVQEAEQQRSYEEQSVLALEDRKSALLQAMTSSHTGESGSVDEAQRRRLDALDRSFTFPRSALAVQLSTARAGLTHCPESRAFLQADWPIRAQASPHCQARYQVFRDLRGRGFYLTSAGKFGGDFLVYPGDPLRFHAHFIAICLSADEPVCLLDVLSVARLGSNVKKTVLLCSPAGGAVLYTSLQWSGLV, encoded by the exons ATGGATGAGCCCCTCTGCAAACAGGACTTATCTTCCTCTCATGTTGTGGGACTCAGTTTGTGTAACTCCGCCCCCTTGTTGTGGCGTTCTGAGGACCTGCGCTCACTGAGGTCTCAGGGCCTGGTTGGGGCGCTGCTGGGTTCTCTGCCCCGGACTCCCCGACAGAATGTACGTCTGGGCCGCCCACTGCTACTGCTGCCCGAGGAggagaggctgctgagtgaacGCCATGCTGCCGCCGCACTGCCACCTGCTGACCAG GATGCTGAAGGGGCGGAGCTTGTTCAggaggcagagcagcagaggagctaTGAGGAGCAGAGTGTCCTCGCTCTGGAAGACAGGAAGTCAGCACTGCTGCaagcgatgacatcatcacacacaggTGAGTCTGGGAGCGTAGACGAGGCCCAGCGGCGGCGCCTGGACGCCCTGGACCGAAGCTTCACCTTCCCGAGGTCAGCACTGGCGGTGCAGCTGAGCACAGCAAGGGCAGGGCTTACTCACTGCCCAGAGAGCAGGGCCTTCCTGCAGGCCGactggccaatcagagcacaGGCCAGCCCACACTGCCAGGCCAGGTACCAGGTGTTCAGAGAcctgagggggcgtggcttctaCCTGACCTCAGCGGGGAAGTTCGGAGGAGATTTCCTCGTGTATCCAG gtgaTCCTCTTCGGTTCCACGCTCACTTCATcgccatctgtctgtctgcagacgaacctgtctgtctgctcgaTGTCCTGTCTGTGGCTCGTCTGGGCTCCAACGTTAAGAAGACGGTCTTGCTGTGTTCGCCGGCGGGAGGCGCCGTCCTGTACACCTCCTTACAGTGGAGCGGGTTGGTTTAG
- the mindy4b gene encoding inactive ubiquitin carboxyl-terminal hydrolase MINDY-4B, which translates to MTDFRLDYMELLHQDVNKNSDKLLDVGKEDEQEEAPPPCRTLPQLCSIPTRLIVSPGLGGTPVDPQLTESLRRILFGRTFHVFNYEWRKSVFKFREPGSELSYTLETDRGGARTIQMVVQARIIKNLLFIRQSSSDTQTLHSLCEVGQKDQEGALVAALSDSLWLAGQEISATVTLVTKDYCITPHLDYKLDDFTERLQLFTFHQKEDVRRFILEHVQCFTEEGSHGVILFLYSLICSRAADRLQEDLDSTCSHLLHLSLGNFVCGQALINLLLTGRARPNVFNGTVHRDHQGRPLEHPLLGVLSRGDVGYLHWSREQTEHGTLPQVGSMLKTPRFPVWLVSVNSSCSVVFSLKRSLLSDWRMEHLFNLYYYNGQNSQKHTCKLTVDTHSHHWEAASTDQDSERRSPSLEMTIRTKWGGAAIDWNGTLPFY; encoded by the exons ATGACGGACTTCAGACTGGACTACATGGAGCTGCTGCATCAAGACGTCAACAAAAACTCAGAC AAGCTGCTGGATGTGGGGAAGGAGGATGAGCAGGAAGAGGCTCCTCCCCCCTGCAGGACCCTTCCACAGCTCTGCTCCATCCCCACCAGGCTGATCGTCTCCCCAGGGCTTGGAGGAACACCGGTTGACCCCCAGCTGACGGAg AGTCTGAGGAGGATTCTGTTCGGACGAACGTTTCACGTCTTTAACTATGAGTGGAGGAAATCTGTCTTCAAGTTCAGAGAGCCGGGCTCAGAGTTATCGTACACACTGGAGACCGACCGG ggcgGGGCTCGGACCATACAGATGGTGGTTCAGGCTCGTATCATTAAAAACCTGCTGTTCATCAGACAGAGCAGCTCAGACACTCAGACCCTGCACAG TCTGTGTGAGGTAGGACAGAAGGACCAggagggggcgctggtggctgcATTGTCTGACAGCCTCTGGTTGGCCGGCCAGGAGATCAGTGCCACCGTTACCTTGGTAACCAAAGACTACTGCATCACACCTCACCTGGACTACAAACTGGACGACTTCACAGAGAGG CTGCAGTTGTTCACATTTCATCAGAAAGAAGACGTGAGGAGGTTCATCCTGGAGCACGTTCAATGT ttcaCAGAGGAGGGCAGTCATGGAGTCATTCTGTTCCTCTACAGCCTCATCTGCTCCCGGGCCGCTGACAG GCTGCAGGAGGACCTGGACTCCACCTGCTCCCACCTGCTCCACCTGAGTCTGGGGAACTTTGTGTGTGGCCAG gcccTGATCAACCTGCTCCTGACTGGTCGGGCCCGTCCCAACGTCTTCAATGGGACTGTGCACCGCGACCACCAGGGACGCCCTCTGGAGCACCCCCTGCTGGGTGTCCTTAGCCGTGGCGATGTGGGTTACCTGCACTGGAGCCGAGAGCAGACGGAGCACGGCACACTGCCACAG gtgggcAGTATGCTGAAGACCCCCCGGTTTCCTGTCTGGCTCGTCAGTGTGAACAGTAGCTGCTCCGTGGTGTTCAGCCTGAAGCGCTcactgctctctgattggaggATGGAACATCTGTTCAACCTGTACTACTACAACGGACAAAACTCCCAGAAACACACCTGTAAGCTGACTGTAG ATACTCACTCCCACCACTGGGAGGCAGCATCCACAGATCAGGACTCTGAGAGGAGGAGTCCCTCTCTGGAGATGACCATCAGGACCAAGTGGGGGGGGGCTGCTATAGACTGGAACGGAACTTTACCTTTCTACTGA